A window from Acropora palmata chromosome 14, jaAcrPala1.3, whole genome shotgun sequence encodes these proteins:
- the LOC141866765 gene encoding uncharacterized protein LOC141866765 has product MALSFANIFMAEIETTLIQQSETKPKEWRRYIDDIFSLWDSDKRDVDKFIEQANKYHPTIKFTAEISENEITFLHRVVFKGERFKKESILDIKTHYKSTKTFQYTHFNSCHPPGVKNGFIKGEAMRLLRTNSSKKTFEESLVKFKQHLKTRGYPKTVIERSLSGVNFAARPSALTQNKKAKERILPFVTTYHPAVNNLKQTLMGQWSLLQNQPLLNTIYLKPPIISCKRGKSLKEYAC; this is encoded by the coding sequence ATGGCGTTGtcatttgccaatattttcatggctgaAATTGAAACAACGCTCATACAACAGAGCGAAACCAAGCCGAAAGAATGGAGACGATATATTGACGATATCTTCTCCCTCTGGGACAGTGATAAAAGAGACGTGGATAAATTTATTGAGCAAGCTAACAAATACCACCCTACCATCAAATTCACGGCCGAAATATCAGAGAACGAGATTACTTTCCTCCACAGGGTGGTgttcaaaggagaaagatttaaaaaagaatCCATTTTGGACATCAAAACTCACTACAAATCTACTAAAACCTTTCAATATACACATTTCAACTCGTGCCATCCACCCGGCgtgaaaaatggtttcattaaaGGCGAAGCAATGAGACTGCTTAGAACTAACTCctcaaaaaaaacatttgaggAGAGCcttgtgaaattcaaacaacaccTGAAGACACGCGGCTATCCTAAAACAGTCATAGAAAGGTCCCTTTCAGGGGTTAACTTTGCTGCTAGACCATCGGCTttaacacaaaataaaaaggctaaagagaggattttgccttttgttacTACGTACCACCCAGCAGTGAACAACCTCAAACAAACACTGATGGGACAATGGAGTCTActacaaaatcagcctttgctAAAcaccatttatttgaaacctccgaTAATATCGTGcaaaagaggtaaatctctAAAAGAGTACgcttgttag